The Glycine max cultivar Williams 82 chromosome 17, Glycine_max_v4.0, whole genome shotgun sequence genome contains the following window.
TGTATAATAGTACTGTATAAACTAAATCTCAAGGAAGTCAGCATAACGAAAACCCATATATTCATCgatttatttaacattaattgAAAGAAAGAGCCTTGTTGGCTAAATTTGAGCATTACATACACTGGTTAACCAAAGAAAGTTTCTTGGAAATTACAGACAGCTCTTAAAGCCATGCCATCTGACAATTTGATTAAATCATAATCCCAAGTAGATACTGATGAATTTATGAGAGGGATGAAAAGAATCATTTTGTATTTGAAACATGACAAGAAAAAAATCCATTAATCAAACTAATGAGATTAGATCAGAAACATCACATGTGCTTAGGTTCCTTATAATTTCATCAAATAATCTTGATCCCCTCCCTATTAGGACCACCCTGTACGTGTGCCACGATAGAGTTTAAGAAACATACAAGCACCGTAATGATAGATTAAGAGAAGTATTGGTTTTccacattaatttattttaagattaacACGTTGTATTGGTCTCTGGTCACGTGGAAGTCCAAAGGGGTGTCTTGTCTCTTATTTATTTCGAATGTGGAAGCTAACAGATTGGAATTGGCAGTATTGCACATGAAGGTTGTCCCAGTTCCTGCTACCTTTCAGACAtttcttcaataaaataatGAGTTGAACAGTTTGTGTAAACAGTAGAGAGAACATAATGCATCCACTGACAGAAGGATCTCTGGCCTAAATAGTGAAAGCCTAATTAATTGGTTTATTTGTTGGTCTGTGGGTGTTTCTGTGTGCTTGTGTCTACTGTCTAGTGTAAATCAATCTTAGGCTAACTTAATTGCATTCTTTGTGCTTGTGTCACCGTATccaagatattattattatggttagtcaagaaattaattttgcagCTCTCAATTGCACCGACTCTAAGGAAATCCAAATATgaataaacatatatattcaaattttccATACAGTTgccaagtatttttttgttaatttaaatttcaaaatatttttttcttattataagtCTAAAATATTTATCAGTTTTTCTGATAACTGATATCCATCAAGAAATGATTGATTATTTACCTAGAAGTATCTCCTCTCCTAATtacaatattttcatttataagaTTGAAACCCAAAATTTTACTTAAGATCCATATCATACTGTCATTTTAACTAGCCTAGTATtggtttcaaaattatttaacatatgaaaagaataaagaaatattttataagtGAAAATACTCATAAACCTActcttttaagattttaaattgaaaaatgaaaacaagtttAGGAATGAGGACGACACAAATAAACATTATAGACAAAAaccttaatgaaaaaaaaagtttagaaactaaaatcaatcaaatatttgTTCAAGGGTTAAaagtcaaattttgaaaaaaatttaagaattaaaaacataattaacccAAAAAAACCATGTAAAAATAACTGTTTTGCCTGTTTATTATATTCCACTTCTACATATGGTTAACGTCACTTAAGCTTTGTTTAGattgatgaaaaaatataaaataaaacgaaataaattaaaatgcaataaaataaaatgaaacgcaatgataaaataaaacttccATTTCACTGCTTAGATATGTTGCAATGAAATgggataaaatttatattccGTCCCTTCGCGATCAAATTGAGAGgtaaaaaatgaagataaacaataaaataaaatgagattcGTTccactaatttttattatagtcGTCCTCATTTTACCAATTTAAATAATACTAAAACATAATACTAGCATTGTATTCCATTTTTCATTGCATCCTCTTCTACCAATCCTAACATAACCTTAGCTAATCACTTAACAATCACGAAACAATGAAAACTAAATCCAAGGTTCAAGATGTTAGTAGGTTTAGAGAACCCAATGGAATGATCGAAAATGAATTGTTAACAACACTCCTTTTCATTGTAGGATGAATTTAATGTCaaatctattaaattaaaataatgaagttttaaaaaatgtgctaaagaatatattataggtgataatttattttctaaaaaatatattttttatttaatttttaaatgtataaaaatatgataattaaatcATGTGTATAACTTAATAACAAATTgacggtaaaaaaaaataatttaatgtcaatttgacttttaaatattataatttagggGCAAAACAAGACTAACAACATAAGGTAATTATCGCATTTTTACTTTCAaagagtaaattaaaattttggttcTTTCAGGAACTAAACTATCATCTGTTTACacttttgaaaatcaaaatgataatttaccctgaaataaataatgtatatcCTAATAgtgtaaactattttttttcttccaaatagtgtaaactttttttacattattattcaatcataaacTATCATATCttataaatttgtatatttttataataaataccttataaatcatattaataatttatgattgattgtCAATATAAAATCTTTTGGACTAACCATCTATgtctattaaacttaaaaaaaagataaatactaattaatgtaataagggtctaattaaagaataaaaaatgaaatgtttttattaaaaaaatattattaatgcatTCCCTCCATAAATTCACATTCCCTACCAACATGATTTACTATAACAACTTTCTATTCTTGATTCCTTAACAAGATTTGTTAGCTAGAGCCAAAAATATATTCTGAAAAGTTGATGATCAGGTGCTACAAATTACAAAGACTGCATAATTCCATtcttattacaaataaaattgagaaCCCTCTTTCCCCATGATGAGATGTAGCAAATTAAGATGAGTATAATAACCAAAAAAGTAATTCTGTTTtctgtgaaattacaaaatgcaACAGTAGCTCCTTTCTATAGGCCGGAAAAAAAATTCGTAACTCCGGATAAGAATCAACCAAATCATTCATTTACAGATAGATGTTCCAACTTGAGCAGCAGTTGCCTATGTGTAATAGAACCATTGTATCCTAGTACGGCTTCAATAGTATAATATATTTGAACATAAACTATCAAAACCCAAAATGGTCAGATTGGAATCTAGAAATCACAGAAGGGAAAAATGCTTGGTTAATTATCATCTCATGTAATGCAGTATTAGGAATTTTGTTAGACATTTTCAGCACTGTAGTGTCCATTTTGGGAAGTTCCATTTTCTTTGCTTAGTTTAGATTTTGGTAAAAGGGTGGCCTGTCGAGGAAATATCTTGTTTGATTGCTGCTTCAGATTAAGGTAAGTGTAAACGGACATACCAGCAATAGCTGTAAATGCCCCACAGATACTGATTATGCCTGGATTGGATCCAAAGAGATAATAGTTTCCCAGGAGGATAATGCATGTCTTAAACTGCCCAAGAACAACATGCGAGACGGCAGATGTAGCACTGTAAATTGCAACCAAAAAATACATGAAGAAACTAACCAGCGACAGTTAAGTATACCACAATGTTCTGAATGTAATACAGAAACATATATACAATTAATAAACTTTAAGAAATGATCGGGGATTCGGGGTATGACACTTTTTAAATGATCTAAACATTCATTGTTACAAGCTTTTCATACTTGTTTACTTGAGCATCTGGCCATAGATCAGAATTAGCACATAACTATCAAAGTTTGCTATGTCTATAAACTTATCTTGAAATTCTTAGTGCATAGAGGATCACTATTTTCGTATATTACAAGAGGATTCGTTAATGGTCTGCCTTACCACTCGAATATACAACTTTATTAGTAACTTAGCTCCTTGGCATTGTTGATATTGCAAAGAATTTATAACAATCTGACTCGAAGAAAATATCTagctatattataattataacattttaatATCTAGCATTCTTCTCATCCAAACCAAGAATAAGTAACATCATGAAAGGAAGCTAAGAAAAACCAAGTGACCTCTTTATGTTCGGCACATTGGAGGTCAGGTCATTAGTAAATCatcacttaatttgataaaaacaaCCTGGTAAAATATTAAACAAGTGACTCACCTACTATTCTACCAAAAAGTGAAATTGGAATTCTTTTCACAGGCaaaatattcaacaattaaagataGTAATGCATTTTCCTTACCCTAGTGCTAAAGCACCAGACCACTGAAGCAAAAATCCAAGAATGGCTGATGTGAGTATCACCAATGTGTTAATGAagttccaatcaaaggaaagtACACCAGGAGGGTCTAAGCAGGGTAACATAGCAGccagaaaaattaaagtaataggTGTTGTTTTCCACATCAACCTGTTGATCAATCCACAAATAAGGCAAGGAGAAAGGAATATTGGGATGTAAATGGCCAAAagaataaacaaacaaattactCACGCCAAAGCTGTCCAGTTCTCTTGCTGCTGCAGTCTGGACCAGAGGATTTTGTTTACAGCACTAGGTACAATCCATGCTAATGCTACACAGGCACCAAAGAAATGGAACTGCAAATCCGTCACTGTAGCCACAGCAACACCAATAGATACCACCGTTAATGCTAAAGCCTGAAAAGTTTCAATTCAACTCATAGTAGTAAgcattttaataataacaacaataataaaaacaagataGGTATGAAAATTCTGAAATCTTGAGTCAATTATGTAGAAACCATTTTGACATACTACTGATGGTAGTCTCACCATTTACTTCTGAAACATAGAATACACACATCAATGTGGCTAGAGTATATAGGTTAACTAATTTAATCAATGGTTTTCAACTGGCATGATGTTAAAGATCACAAACTCATACAAAATGATAAATCTCAAAAACCAATAGTCCTAGTTACTAGACTTTTTTATCCAACTAAAATTTTGAGCTGCATTCACATGTCCTCAGAAGCACTTATAATGTCATGAGATATCACTTTAAATCTACTGAAGCATTCAGTTATCTTCCACAAACATATAGGAGCAATAGAGGTGTCAGGACACAGGAGGGCATTCAATAGTGAATAGACATGCTTTATAGTTTGGTAAAGCACTTCACTTCATAATGAAAGGATGGGATTAGCTACCTGAATGTTATTCTAGGTTAAAAGTGAAGATGCTTACAAGAGTTCATAGAACAAAAATGTGCacatatttcaaatcaaatagtaaaaaaaactcttatttCTACAAGCCCCGGAACACTCTCTTTTTTATCCTCATCAAATGTACATGCCCTGCCAAAGTTAATGCATTTACCTTGGGCCAAGAAACTTTCTTCTTGTACAATACAAATTCTGCCATAACTATTGAAGGTGTTACTGCAATCTTTGCCATCTGATAGAAGCCAATGCTGAAGATATAGAAATTAAGTTCAGAGTACAAAacaaaatacttcaaataaaaatatcatagttGTGTTACCTATTATACTTCAAGCTGACATTAGCAAGGCCAGTAGATAGAGACATAACAAATCCAAGAGTAAATAAAGCAGATAGCTTAGTTGATTTTGAGGGAGATGCAGGAAGTAAAGAAAATGCATTTAGTACAGCCATTAAGAGCCAGCTCACTATATAGTGAATTAGTGAGAGAAGTATGGGGAATTTGAATTTAACAGTTTGAAGAACctgaaaggaaaaatgaaaaacaaaaggcaaGAAATCAGAATCTAAAAATCATGGTTATTTGAAATTCTGACACAGAACACAGACCAACCAGACAGAGAGGAAAGAGAGTAAACGAACCATTTTGTTTATGAAGATAATACtaattgcaataaaaaaattgaaggaaagTGCTGCAGCTGGACCACATGTACGCTGTTGTTGACGTTTTGCACCTTCAGAGGAACGAAATTCATTAAACAGAGAACCTCTCAAGTCTTCCAGTGCTCTTCCTACAATGAGAAGTAAAAGTAATAGAAGATATTAGGGAAGGTTTCTTACAGAGTTATGAACTTGAATAAAGATTGAAATGTTCATAGTAAGCATATAGAATTACAAATGCAACTCCTAGAATTTTAAACGAACCAGCTCTATCCAAAAAATATCATTCTAATATTGGAAATTTTGGTTTAAGAAACAAACTATCCAAAACAGTGAGAATTGAATAAAACCTGACCACATATGATGGAAGTTGAAAAGGCTTGGAAAAGGCTTTGCTGGGATTTCAAGGAGGTTCACAACCTAGATTAAAACATAACAAGAATCATTGTGTTTGGGTgaacattttcaaaattgattttaaagtgaagtgatttatgtttgaataattttattctaacgAAGTTAGCAGTAAAtcttaatacaatattttttatttattgcaaAAGTTACTTGGTGCATGTTTGGATTTACGTTGAATCATCCAAAGTCATTGAAATAATAGCTAACCTAGTcgtaattttaagtaaatgttCACATATTTGGTCTCAATTACggaatttattgaattttgggttcaaaattgattttgagttgAATAGCGTGTTTGGATGCCCATTTTTCACCAGCTTACGCGCGTCCATTCTGAAGCATTATAGAGTTGCTTCTGCGTCTTTTAGTAATATGATGTATAAATATGTGAGTTACTAACttgcatttaaaataaaaaatattcaaacttaACTTGCTTCACTTCAAATTCTATTCTAaccaaaatcatttttgtttaaaGTCAATATGATAAACGGTCACCCAAACACATACTCAAAAGTTGCTTGAATTCAAAATCATATTTGGACATAAAATCCATTTCTCAAAGTGGGATCAAACATGTGACTGAAATATGtgagtatttatttaaaatcacaTTAGCTAATATTTCAACTTGATTTTGGATGATTCAAAGCATATTCAAACATGTACTCAGttctaaaacaaaattgttcaaGGTACTCTAGCAAAGACGCAAACATATGTCTGATAAGGCACCAaaggattaaaaagaaaaaaataaaatgagaaaaatactaaaaagtCTTGCTTTCTTCATATAGCGCATAGAAAGAAAATTTGGAAGTCCCAAACCCATTTTTGCACGTCTTCACTCTTCACCAACAAAGAATGAAAGCTGCTGCAAATTGAAAAGAGTAACGATACACAAACaccattttatttaaaacatcTCACCAACAGGTCTcatctctttttttatctttttcttctctctccctATGTGTCTTATAGTACAATAGATATTCATCAAACATTTTCCTTATGAAAAACCTCAAATTTGCTGTAACTATAAACAATGTAAAGTTGGCGGGGAATAATCCGATGCTACATTATCTAAGCTTAAACCACACTGATAAACCCCAAACCCAGCTAAACGGAAAAAACTTCAAGCACTGTGGaactaatattctaaaaaaaaaaaaaagaatgttaaCTTCAGTGAATAGTAATCATTAGTACCTTTTTCTCCAGCATCGCTATCTTTGCGCTTGAGAATCTTTCGAACGTCTTtccttagtaagaaattgaacaTTTTGAGAAGATGGCACTCAATCGGAGAGAGCAAATGAAGCAACTAACAGCAGTACTGGCACTTGGTTTGGGTGTGAGAGaagacaataaataaaaagagacaaaagtTTAGGAGAAAAAGGAAGATGGACACGTGGATTATGCCGGTGATGGTGGAGAATGGCAGCTGTCGGCGACCCCTTAATACCTTTTCACATGACAAGACATCCAGTTTAACGTTGTCTTGTTGTTTATCCACCAAAAACGGTGTCGTCTCCATATACCCATTCAATGTGACGGCAGAAGAGGCACTTTACTAATTGTAAAAAGCGCTTTTTTGATcaatttaggatttttttttcagaactTATTTaccaaaactataaaaaaataaaaattaattgatactgtttttattttctgaattttaGGTTTGGTCCCATAATATCATGTTCTTCTCGACCAGCAGGAATCAAGCAATGAATGCATTCCTCACTAGAAAGCCAACATTTtgtcttaaaaatcaaatttttaggctttttttctcttcccacaGATCGTCAACCACGAGATCAAGCAAAGGCTTAGCTATTGCACAGAGGGTCCTTAACCTTCTATCGTCCCAAAAACGTGGTACTACTGTTGACCGTCGTCAAAGTCATCTTAGGCTTATTGATGACATGTTGGAAAACTATGTAACAATTCCTCTTGGTCACAATTCAGCTACTAATGGGACTACAGCTGAAATAACTATTGAGTCCTCTGTTCTACATATGGAACAAGGGTTCGGAGTTGATGTGTTCTTCTTGTCACAAGCCGTGAGTTCATGTGGTTCCAAGCGTGACCTTTGGGGAGGAATTCAGTATCACTGCCTAGCAATAACAACTGGGTTCGTTGCCAGTGTTTATGTTGGAAGTTCTTTGATAAGTTTGTACAGCAGGTGTGCCTTTTTGGGTGATGCATGCCGTGTGTTTGAAGAAATGCCTGTCAGAAATGTAGTTTCATGGACAGCAATTATTGCTGGGTTTGCACAAGAATGGCATGTTGACATGTGCTTGGAGCTCTTCCAACAAATGAGGGGTTCAGATTTGAGACCAAATTATTTCACGTACACCAGTCTTCTGAGTGCTTGTATGGGCAGTGGAGCACTGGGACATGGGAGATGTGCTCATTGTCAAATA
Protein-coding sequences here:
- the LOC100777883 gene encoding nucleotide-sugar uncharacterized transporter 1 isoform X2; the encoded protein is MVLQTVKFKFPILLSLIHYIVSWLLMAVLNAFSLLPASPSKSTKLSALFTLGFVMSLSTGLANVSLKYNSIGFYQMAKIAVTPSIVMAEFVLYKKKVSWPKALALTVVSIGVAVATVTDLQFHFFGACVALAWIVPSAVNKILWSRLQQQENWTALALMWKTTPITLIFLAAMLPCLDPPGVLSFDWNFINTLVILTSAILGFLLQWSGALALGATSAVSHVVLGQFKTCIILLGNYYLFGSNPGIISICGAFTAIAGMSVYTYLNLKQQSNKIFPRQATLLPKSKLSKENGTSQNGHYSAENV
- the LOC100777883 gene encoding nucleotide-sugar uncharacterized transporter 1 isoform X1; translated protein: MFNFLLRKDVRKILKRKDSDAGEKGRALEDLRGSLFNEFRSSEGAKRQQQRTCGPAAALSFNFFIAISIIFINKMVLQTVKFKFPILLSLIHYIVSWLLMAVLNAFSLLPASPSKSTKLSALFTLGFVMSLSTGLANVSLKYNSIGFYQMAKIAVTPSIVMAEFVLYKKKVSWPKALALTVVSIGVAVATVTDLQFHFFGACVALAWIVPSAVNKILWSRLQQQENWTALALMWKTTPITLIFLAAMLPCLDPPGVLSFDWNFINTLVILTSAILGFLLQWSGALALGATSAVSHVVLGQFKTCIILLGNYYLFGSNPGIISICGAFTAIAGMSVYTYLNLKQQSNKIFPRQATLLPKSKLSKENGTSQNGHYSAENV